The Arabidopsis thaliana chromosome 5, partial sequence genomic interval taaaaataattaaagataaatttttctaatatctgaaaaactttttgaatttttttttaacaaaaaaaaatctgaaaaggAAATTTCTTAATTGTTAGTAAATGTTTTATCATATAGTACCACTAGTTGATTTTAAAATCccattatttgtttgttatatacttatatataataaacataaattgaTTTGACATATTATAACTATTTCATAAAGACATAAAAAATAACTTCACATATCATTTGGTAATAAAATCTATAATCAGAATCTATTTATGAGattaagagaaaacaaattcaaaaaaagcagattcctttttcttcaacCCCAAAAGCTCTTTCATATTTTCCTTACTTGTTCCATTGGTAACCCAAATTAGAAGATATGGTAAAGAAGAAAGGACAATTAAGTCATTTACTCACGAATGGCATTGTTCGTAATTTTGGCAATATTAAAGGGTAATttattcttccttcttctatATATTGTCGTAACCCTACTTGAAATCTCCTTGTCCTTTCATTTCTCCTCCTCTCTCAAATCGTCTaattctctctctatctctctctctatctctacttattatttcttaagttaaagaaacagagattaaaaaataaaaagcctTCTCGGGTTGTTTAAAAATACTGTTTCACCGCagtaattaatttaaaaattactgTCGATGACGTGGCATGcacttaaaaagaaacagcCATGAATACAAAAACGATGCGTCTTCCCCCACGCCGAGTTACCTCCGGCGCCGTCGCCGGCAAACAAACGGAATCCGCCGTGATAAATCCACCACCGCCGCCGACTAAATCCATCGTCAAGAAAACGCCGATCATCCCTCGACCAACTACCACCGCCACTGTAGCCTTAGCCGAGCCGGTTTGTTCGAATCAGCTCTTAGCCGGTTACTTGGCTCATGAGTTTCTCAACAATGGCACACTCTTCGGAGAGCTTTGGAATCCAACTAAAGCCC includes:
- a CDS encoding embryo sac development arrest protein (unknown protein; BEST Arabidopsis thaliana protein match is: unknown protein (TAIR:AT1G04000.1); Has 1807 Blast hits to 1807 proteins in 277 species: Archae - 0; Bacteria - 0; Metazoa - 736; Fungi - 347; Plants - 385; Viruses - 0; Other Eukaryotes - 339 (source: NCBI BLink).), yielding MNTKTMRLPPRRVTSGAVAGKQTESAVINPPPPPTKSIVKKTPIIPRPTTTATVALAEPVCSNQLLAGYLAHEFLNNGTLFGELWNPTKAQAGPLTTQSIDPRKNKPSHDIEPSDHKRRRYVEVANILRVDGTHLPGIVNPSQLARFLKL